GCATGGAAAAAGGCACCCATGTGCTGGGCACCCGGTTTCAAATTCCCATCCATCCTTCTGTGGTTCCGGCCAAACACTTTGCCAGCCACGGTCAGGTGTTCACCCATCTGAAAAAAGCCCTTGGCCTTTGACCCCTGCTCCAGTGGCTCACTCCAGATGGTCGTACTGGTACAGCAGTGCAGCCTGTGCATCTGACTCTGGATGGTGATGCAAGCGCACCAGACGGACCACCTCGGGTCTGGCACCAGCCTCTTGAAGCATGTCCGACCCCATTTCAGGGTGGGCAAAACGCACTTTCACCCCTTCTGAAGCCACATATTTGGACAGTCGATAAGGCACCAGCCCCACCAGCACACGTTCCAGCACCCGATAAGGCCGAATGCTTTTTCCGCAATCGTGCAAGATGGCTGCTGCGATCAGCGGATTTTCTGCCTCTGGATGGTCCTTTTGTAAGGTGCGGGCCACACGGGTGCCATGTTCCCGGTCTCTGGGGTCCATCTGGATGTAAACCCCATACTCCTCTGGGGTGAGGATGCTTTTGGCCCACTGGTCTTCAGGCTGGGCCTGAGCAGCAGAAATCGATTTGGAAAGGCGCTTCAGTTTCCCGAGCATTCAAAACATCATAAAGGGTCATGGTCTGAGAATGCATGGACCGCCTTCCAGTCCTCTGCAAAGAGGGAAAACAGGTTCAGGCTGTCTGCAATGGTCAGGGGTCTGAGCATGCTTTCTTGTTCATAAATGCCCATTTGTTCCACGTTCCAGAGGTCGGCATACATGGCTTTTCCAGAAGAGCCTGTGGTCTTCATGTAGGCACTGGTGAGGTCATTCAACTGGGCCTGTTGCAACACCAGATCCAGATGGGCCACATAAATGAATCCCCGGATGGTTTTTTGCACGTTGACGGTCAGGTAGACATAACCGACACAATCTTCCTCTGGGGTGGCTGCAATGTTGATTTGCAAACGGGTGGCCTCTCCCCTCAGGATGCGTTGCACTTCCGCAGAGAGGGTGGGATTCGAAGTGTACCGACCATCCATGTAAAACATGGGCAATCCAACACAAACCTCAGAGGGTTGCAGCAAGGAAAGGTTGTTGGCGTATCGGGTGGCTTGTGCAGCACCCACCAGCAAGCAAACAAGCAAGAGGCTCTTTTTCATCCCATGACCTCAATTTCTGAATTTCCAGTAAATGTATGCACGACCTGCGCCACTGCTGGTGTTGCCTTTGCAGGGACCAGGAGCAGGTTTGAATTCCACCACGGTCTGGCTTTCATAATCGCCGTCAGCCCCAGAAACATCGAGCGCTTCACGTTTGCCTTTGGCAGAGATAAAAGTCGCCTGCACGCGGTAAGGCCCCACAGGCACATCCAGCACATAGCCCCTCGCTGGCGCCACTCTGGTCAGGGTTTTTCCCTGACTTCCATCCAACAAGGGAGCCACAGGTGTCAACACCACTTCAATCTGGTCGTTCTGGGTGGCAAAACGCTCCTGTCCGAAGGCCGCCATCAAGGGCATGCTGCCTCCGAAGTAGCCCATGTCGTCGTAAAGTTCGACATCGGGAATGCGTCCAGAGGTCTTCCAGACGAAATTGCGCACCAGACCCTCTCGTGGATTGAATGGGTTGTATTCTGCAGTGCTGGTCTGGGCCAGACGGACGCAAAATGTTTTGCCCCGGTAAGGCACTTCCATCCAGGCGTAAGCACGATACCCCACCGGAGGCAAACCCTCGATGCGGTATCTGCCTTTTTCATCGGTCAGGGCTTCAGCAACACCTGTGGTCACCACTGGCTTGATCCAGATCTGTGCCCCTTCCACAGGATGGCCCTGGGCATCCAGAACCTGTCCTTGCACCGTTCCAGGTCCTGGTTGTTTCTGTGCATGACCCATCCCACAACACAGCAGGACAGCCAGCATGAATGTTTTGTTGTTCAACACGTTGATGGACACGATTCACCTCTTTTTGTGCCAGACACCATCTCCAGCAGTGACCAGAGGTTACAAAAGCCTGCATGATTCCAGCGTGATTGCACGCATCACACATCCAAAAAAGACCCCCTCTGGTTCAGAGGAGGTCTTTTCAGATCAGCATTCAGGGTCAGGCGTGTTCGACTTCGAGGTGGGCCAGCAGTTTCTCTGCGGTCATGGCGGCTCGGGTTCCGGCACCCACGCTGGTGGCCAATTGGCGGTAGATGTAATCGCTCACGTCTCCGGCGGCCAGCACCCCGTCGGTGGAGGTGAAGATGTCGTCTTTCACTTCGATGTATCCATCTTCACGCAGTTTCACCAGATCTCCGAGGAACGCGGTGTTGGGAACGTGACCAATGAACACGAAAACCCCATCGGTCAGGTGGTCGTAGACTTCGCCGGTTTTGAGGTTTTTGAGGCGCACCCCGTTCACGACTTCATCCCCGAGGACTTCTTCCACCACGGTGTCCCAGATGAAGCGCATTTTGGGGTGGTTCAGGGCACGTTGCTGGGCCACTTTGTTGGCACGCAGGGTGTCCCGGCGGTGGATCAGGGTGACGGTGTCTGCAAATTTGGTGAGGAACAGACCCTCCTCTACGGCGGCGTCTCCTCCGCCCACCACCACCACGTTTTTGCCA
This portion of the Deinococcus misasensis DSM 22328 genome encodes:
- the trxB gene encoding thioredoxin-disulfide reductase; this encodes MEHYDIIIIGGGPAGLTAGIYAGRANLKTVIIEKGQPGGQIAQTEEVENYPGFPEPISGFELSQRMVQQAERFGSPLVMDEVQGIEKVDGGFKVTGYDTTYFGKMVIVATGANPKALHVPGEEKFWGRGVSTCATCDGFFYRGKNVVVVGGGDAAVEEGLFLTKFADTVTLIHRRDTLRANKVAQQRALNHPKMRFIWDTVVEEVLGDEVVNGVRLKNLKTGEVYDHLTDGVFVFIGHVPNTAFLGDLVKLREDGYIEVKDDIFTSTDGVLAAGDVSDYIYRQLATSVGAGTRAAMTAEKLLAHLEVEHA
- a CDS encoding carboxypeptidase-like regulatory domain-containing protein, which gives rise to MSINVLNNKTFMLAVLLCCGMGHAQKQPGPGTVQGQVLDAQGHPVEGAQIWIKPVVTTGVAEALTDEKGRYRIEGLPPVGYRAYAWMEVPYRGKTFCVRLAQTSTAEYNPFNPREGLVRNFVWKTSGRIPDVELYDDMGYFGGSMPLMAAFGQERFATQNDQIEVVLTPVAPLLDGSQGKTLTRVAPARGYVLDVPVGPYRVQATFISAKGKREALDVSGADGDYESQTVVEFKPAPGPCKGNTSSGAGRAYIYWKFRN
- a CDS encoding HD domain-containing protein, translating into MLGKLKRLSKSISAAQAQPEDQWAKSILTPEEYGVYIQMDPRDREHGTRVARTLQKDHPEAENPLIAAAILHDCGKSIRPYRVLERVLVGLVPYRLSKYVASEGVKVRFAHPEMGSDMLQEAGARPEVVRLVRLHHHPESDAQAALLYQYDHLE